The following DNA comes from Pseudomonadota bacterium.
TGAGTTCGGCGAGAAGACTCTGTGGGCTGAATGGATATCGATTTTTCAGTTTTTCAAAGATTTCAAGGGCGGCATTATATTTGCCGCGGTTAAAATCATCCAATCCTTCCTGAGCGAGGAGCCCGGCTTCATTCTCACGCTCAATTTCCTGCGAGGCGCAGCCAGAAATCCCGGTTGCAACAGCGATGGCCAGAAGGATGAAAATGAATGAAATAGTTTTACTGATGTGTAGTTTAATTGGCAACATTGATATATACCGGACAGCGGGTTGGCTGAACATGGAGGATTAATCGGTGAGTTCTCTGAGATATTGTTCCGCTGATTGGGCGGCGACGGCGCCGTCACCTGCTGCTGTGATCACCTGTCGGACTTCCTTGCTGCGGATATCGCCTGCGGCCATCACCCCTGGGATATTTGTTCGCATCTCACAGTCAGTGATAATATAGCCGTCTTCCAGCACAAGTTGACCTTCCGGGAACATGGAATTGTTCGGTAAGGTCCCAATCAGCACGAAGACGCCCTGGACGGCGAGTTCTGTTTCCGACCCGTCCTTGTTTTGTAGTTTCAAAGACTCTACAGCCTTGTCACCGTTAACGGCAATAACCGTTGTGTCGCAAAGAAATTCAATTTTTTTGTTGGCAAAGGCCTTTTCCTGCACTATTTGCGTTGATCGTAATCGATCGCGGCGGTGAATAACCGTAACTTTGCTGGCAAATTTGGTGAGATGCATCGCCTCCTGGATGGCGGTGTTGCCGCCGCCGACCACGGCGATTTCCATATCTCGATAAAAGGGGCCGTCACAGGTTGCGCAATAGGAAACGCCTTTGCCGGTGAGTTCTTGCTCGCCGGGGATATCAAGTTGTTTGGGCCTTGCGCCGGTTGCAATAATCACCGTCTTGGCCGTAAGTGTCTTGCCGCCTTCAAGGTAGATCTTTTTCAGGGGATCTGAAAAATCCAGGGATTCAACCGGGGCCATTGTGGTTTGCAGATCAAAGCGGGCAGCCTGCGCCGCCATTTTTTCTACCAGGTCAAAACCGCTCAACCCTTCGGGAAAGCCAGGATAATTGTCTATCCAGTCGGTAACCAGGACCTGTCCGCCCACCACGCCTTTTTCCAGAAGCACTGCCTTCAGCCTCGACCGAGCGGCATAAAGGCCGGCTGTAAGGCCTGCAGGCCCGCCACCTATGATGATAAGCTCATAATCTGCGGTATTCATTGAATCCGGCAGGCTTATAAAGCTTTATTGATCATCGCGACAAGGTTGGTCTTACCCACGGCGCCGGTGACCTGATCGACAATCTTGCCCTTCTTGAAAAGAATCAGGGTGGGAATGGCCCGTATTCCATATTTCCCAGGTGTTTCAGGGTTTTCATCGACATTCATCTTTGCGATGCCGATCTTGCCGTTAAATTCTTCGGCAAGTTCTTCGATAACGGGTCCGATAGCCTTGCAGGGTCCGCACCAGGGGGCCCAGAAATCAACCAGCACCGGAAGGTCGGCGTTCAAGGCGTCACTGTCAAAGTTTGCATCTGTTATGTGATTAACTTTCTCACCAGCCATTGTGTTCTCCTTATGTAAATTTGTAAGTCTTTTGAAATCAATCAGATAATAAGATCCAGGCAGGTCTTGGAAAGGCTGGATAATTAACGATTAATTTTATAGAAGACCATTGATTTCAAAGTAAGTTGCAAAGAAAGATAAAGGTATCTTAACCCAGTGCCCGCTCAGATGACAAGCTAATTTTGCCGGGGATTTTTTCGGGTGCCATAGCCTGTAATGCCTTATGAATTAAGCAGTTCAGGGGGAACAGGGTCATGGGTGTGGAGTTTTTTCACAAGGGTGTTCAGAGCGGTGAAATTCGGCAGTGCCCGGCCCCAGAGGTTGAGTGCCGAAGCGGCTTTATCTGCCATGCTGTGAGCCGCTTTTGTGTTGCCGTGCGCCAGATGAATATAGAAACCGGCGGCCCGGATCATGGCCTGAAGCGCCTTTTTTTGGTCACCCTCGGCCGTCATCCAGATCTTTTCAAGCCGTTCATGCACCTCAAAGAAAAGATGGTTGTCCCAAAGGGCAAGAGCTTCCGTGAAGGGGTCGGTTAGTTTTTTTTGGCGGATAGTATCAAGTGACATCCGGTAGCGTTCCAGGCGATCGCGGATATAGCCGAGGTAAGGGGCGGGGATATCCTGGTGCAGATAGATTCCGGCAGTTTTTTCAACAATGGCAAGATCACGGGAATCAAGCGCCTTCATCAGAGACTTGGAAAGAGTGTTTCTGATATCCCGTGAGAGGCGGTCCTCAAAGGGGTCGAATTTCTGTATTGGCATGATACAAGTGTAGCTGTGCGATAAAGAGATGCAAAGAGAAAAAGGCAAGGATGTTGTTTCATATTCCATAACTCTGTTAGAATGCAAAACAGGAAGGAATAATTGAGGGGGTTATCCAGTCATGCGGGCGATAGTATTTGAAGACGGGGCGTTGCGAATTGAGGAGAGTTATCCTGAACCGGTGGCGGGCAATGGCGAGGCATTGATCCGGGTGCTGCTGGCCGGAATCTGCGCCACAGACCTTGAGATCGTCAAGGGCTATATGGGGTTTACCGGTGTTCCCGGCCACGAGTTTGTCGGAGTGGTTGAGAAATGTGCGGATGCGGAATGGCTCGGTAAAAGAGTGGTCGGCTCAATTAACCTGGCCTGCGGCAAATGTCAAACCTGTCTGGGGTCCGGCCCTGAGCATTGTCGTGAACGAAGTGTTCTGGGGATATTTCATCAGGACGGTGCCTTTGCCGAATATCTCACCCTGCCTGTGGTGAATCTGCATGCAGTACCGGAGGGTGTTGCCGATGATCAGGCGGTTTTCACAGAACCTCTGGCTGCAGCATTGCGGATAGGTGATCAGGTGGCGATTCAATCCTTTCATCGCATTGCAGTGGTCGGTTCGGGCCGACTGGGAGTGCTTATCGCTCAGGTGTTGTCGCGTCTGAGTGATGATCTGACCATGTTTGGCAGAAGCAAGGATTCCCTTATCATTGCTGAAAGAATAGGTTTGCCGACGGGCTTGGCTCAGGATGCAGATGATAATGGTTTTGATATTGTTGTCGAAGCAACGGGCAACCCGGAAGGGTTTATGCAGTCCCTGCGCATGGTGAAACCTCTGGGCATCCTTGTCTTGAAAAGCACCTTTGCCCAAAAGGCTACCCTTGATCTTACCAAAATTGTCGTGGGTGAAATTACCGTGATCGGTTCCCGATGCGGACCGTTTGCGCCTGCATTGAAACTCCTGGCGGCAGATCAGATCCATGTCCGTGCATTGATTGAAGCAGAATACTCTCTTGCAAATGGTCTTAGGGCTTTTGAGCACGCTGCAGAACCGGGCGTAAAGAAGATACTTATTCGACCCTAAAGTGGAGCATCTTTTTTTTGGTGGGCTCTACCATTTACGTTTTGGAAAGCAGGCTAAATCATAATGCGGCCAAGGGCCAATTCTACGATGTCCCCATAATTTTGGTTTTTGCGGGATTTGGCGGGCAACTTTTTGTCACTGGATATGGGGGTCAAAAACATTTTCATTTTGTATGTCTTTCATAAACTGTTCAACCAGTAGATCTTGCTGGGCAATTATAGTTGGTGTCAGTTTGTTCCCTAAAGAATCAAGCTTTTCCCTGGCTTCTTTCTTGCCGGTTTTCAGGGCAAGGGTACACCAGCGGTAAGCGGCTACAAGATCTTGATCTTCTAACCAGCCGCCGCTACGGCTATACGTATGCTCACAGAAATTAAAAAGTGCATCTCTGTCTCCTTGCTGAGCTGAACGATTCATCCATTTCAAATAGTTCTTCGTGTCTGACTGAAAACCATAATTAATGGCATGGTGATATTGGCATGCGGGATGACCTGCCTCAGCGCCTTGCTTATACCTTTCCGCTGACAGTTCTTCATTTTGGGGGACTCCTTTGCCGTAATAGTACATCCCTGCAAGAAAATACATGGCGTCAGGGTTACCCCCACTTGCCGCTTTTTCAAACCACTCTTCAGCGCCCTTCAAATCAACTGAACCGCCTTTGCCTTTATAAAGCATGTACCCATACACAAATTGCGCCTGGACGTGACCTTTGTCCCCGGCTTTTTTATACCAGGAGCGGGCTTTTTGTAAGTCAACCTTGGTGTCGTTTTGGCCAAAGTAATAATGGTCGGCAAGTGTGTAAGCTGACCTGGCATCACCTCTTTTGGCTTCTCGGGAAAGTTGTTGAAAAGGAGAATTGTATTCTTTCCAAAACAGCCCCGCTGCAACAATCAATAATACCGGCAATAAAAGAAACAGTTTTTTCATTATCTATTACTGCAGTCCGGGGCAGCGCCGGTACAGCTTCCGTATTTCATAAGGTAAAAGGTATTATGGCCTTTTGGCCCCCCCGGCATTGCCTGGTCTTCAGGAATAATAAAGAATCTGGAGTGAGCTCCTGCAAGACCGTTCGGCAAATCAAAATCGGCTATCACGACATAAGTCTGGGATGGTTCCATATAATGTTCTACTCTTAAACCGTTGCCGTATTTAAGGTATCGAGCGCTGGCCTTGTCTACCCATTTTTCAATGTCCTCTTTGGTGGCTTGCCGCAATTTTCCCTGTTGAACCAAAAGGTCGAGGCCCTTCTGTCCGGAAGGCAAGCCTTCTTTCTTTTTTACTACGTCTTTTATGCCGATTATTTCGTCGTTTTCTGTAGGAATAGCGCCGACATAATATCTGCCGATGGTCGGCTCTGTGAGAATTGTTATGTTGTCCGAACCGGTTATCTGGTTGATACGTTGAATGGCCTGATCCAGTTCTTTTCCGGGCTTATAGGCGTAAAAATATTTACACATTCCCTTGGTTTCGTAGACAAAGTATTTCACCGGAGTTTCGGGTGAAATTCCAACAACCGCTTGCGTGTGATATCCGCCAACAATAACGGCGACGATATTGGCTTCTTTTGTTTTGCTGATCTTCCATACAACAGGGTCATATGCCATGAGCGCAAGAATCACCGGCGTTCCCTGCTTACTGACAACGACTTCTACTTCTTTGGTTGTATGACCACTTTCTCCAAGCTGAATGTCAGAGTTGGTAAGTCCGCTGTAAAGGCTGACAACATATATTTGAGTATTGGCAGGAACGTTGTCTAATTTGCACAGGTCATTGTACTTTCCGGTTAAATCCTGCTGGTCCAGCTTAATAGCTGCGACGTTTTGTTTGACCATGGCGATACGGACCAGATCACGGATGGTTTTAAGCTGATTGATGTGATCTTGAGTAAATCTGTTCAAGCATTCCATGTCCCGCTCTTGTTCTTGATCGGGATTAGCGGAACCATCAAAAGAAAGCTGGATTTGATATTTAAAGAGACATTGGCTGTCGCGGTATTCATGCCACTCTTTATTCATCTCCTCTAGTGTTGATCCCCCACCACCTTCATCGATATTGCTCCGGAGACGCTTCATGAGGACGTTTACGATTTCTTCCAACTCATGGTTCAATTCAATGTTCCGGTCTTGATCTGCGGACTTAGTACCTGGAGTATTCGGTTGTGCAAGTTTCTGTTGAAAATCCTCTGTAGCGATGATCAGATTTCGCATATTTTCCAGACGATTGTTTCTTTCGCTGGTAAGACCAGTCCTGCATTCCAACTCATAGCTTTGGTTGTTCTTGTCAATTGTGTCACTGGATGATTGTTTTATCTGATATTGTAATTTGCACAGAGCATCCCGGTATTCACGCCATTCGGTGTCTGTCTTTTCCAGCAAGCTTTTCCACTCTTCTTTATTAATCATATCCTGAAGACGACTCATTCTTACTGCAAGAAGATCTTTTGAGTCATTATATCTGTCAACCACCCGGTAATCATTTAAAGATAAATCTTTTGACATAATTCTTTCTAAAAGTGGCTCGCTTGCTTGAGACAAAACAGCAATACGTTCCTGATATTTGTTCCGCAAACAATCAGAATTCCCGCACTTATTACGCTCTTTCAGCCACGCCCGTTGCTCTTGCTTGAGTGCGGTAGTGTCGGGATATTTTTTTCCTGCTTCGAGATATGCCTTGCCCAACTTTTCATCAAGCTCTGAAAGGTTGTTATCAGCACAGATCATTTTCTCAACACTGGTAGCTGCTTTGGTGCAGTCGAAACTTGCGGCCAAGGCTTCAGATCCGGAAATAATCAATGCGCAGCATGCCAAAAAAAAGGTTGTTTTATTTAATTTGGTATTCATCATAACATTGTCCACTCAGGGGCTACAATTGACCTACAATGAGTTGCCCTCTAATTTTCTCATGTGTAATAATATAGATTATTTTTTTAGGATGCCTGTACGTTTAATTCAGGCATTAAACGACTAACACTTCAGTTGCCACCTGTCAAGCTGATAGGGTCACACCGATGATAATACGCTAACACAAAAGCAAAAAGGGGACGAGCGCATACTCGACGGGAGTGATTTTGTTGAAGAAGAACATGTTTGCCCAAAAACTGACCCTTGATCTGACCAAAATTGTCGTGGGTGAAATTACCGTGATCGGTTCCCGATGCGGACCGTTTGCGCCTGCATTGGAACTCCTGGCAGCAGATCAGATCCATGTCCGTGCATTGATTGAAGCAGAATACTCTCTTGCAAATGGTCTTAGGGCTTTTGAGCACGCTGCAGAACCGGGTGTCAAGAAAATACTCGTACGGCCGTAACACGACCCTTATTCATTGGTCGTATGTCATTGGACAGGGGAAAGGTTGATCCTGATAATCAGTTTATCGGATTTTTTTGCAGCATTATTTCCTGGATTTTGCTCATGAGCAGTTTGAAGATAAGTGGTTTCTGAATGAATTGCACGTCAGGATGCAGGATGCCGTATTGCTCGATGATATCGTCGGTGTAGCCGGACATGAATAACGTTTTTGCCTCGGGCCGGATCAGTCTGAGCTGTTCAGCCACCTCCGGGCCGTTCATGTCCGGCATGATCACATCAATGAGCAAAACATCAATCTCTCCCTTATATTTTCTAGCGAGATCCATGGCTTCGCTGCCGCCTGAAGCACCTAGAACGTTGAAGCCCTTGGGTTGCAGGGAATCGGCGATCAGGGTGCGGATAGTCGGGTCGTCTTCAACCACCAGAATGGTTTCTTTTCCCGGTACGAAAAATTCTTCCTTTTTATCCTCCGCTACTGGGGTATCCGCAAGACTGATCGGAAAGAAGACCGTGAAGGTGGTGCCGCGCCCAGGGGTTGACTCCACCGAAATGTAGCCGTTATGCTGTTTGACAATTCCATAAACCGTGGCAAGCCCGAGGCCGGTTCCATGGCCAAGATCCTTTGTGGTGAAAAACGGCTCAAAAATCTTATTCTGGATTTCACGGGTCATGCCCATGCCGGTATCAATCACCTGCAGGATAACATAAGCACCGGGCTGCAGTCCTTCATTCCAGGCAGCGAAGTCTTCATCAGCAGTAAAAAGGGCGGTTTGTATGGTAATTGTCCCACCAGTGGGCATGGCATCGCGGGCATTGACGCAGAGGTTCATCAGTATCTGTTCCACCTGTCCGGGATCTGCTTCAATATTCATTTCTGAAATCGGACAATCAATGGAAAGGGAGATGTTTTCCTGGATCAACCGCTGCAGCATCATTTTCATGTTGTTGACCAGGATGCCGAGATTCACCACCTTTTTCATGATGGGTTGTTTTCTGCTGAAGGCCAGCAACTGCCTGGTCAGGGTGGCGGCCCTTTCCGCTGAATTGAGGATGACCTCCAGGTAGCGGCGCATCTCGGTGTTATCCTGAGTATTGCCAATGGCCAGTTCGCAGTAGCCGAGAATTGCGGTGAGAAGGTTGTTGAAATCATGGGCAATGCCGCCGGTGAGCCTGCCGATGGATTCCATTTTCATGGCCTGGATGTATTGCTTTTCAAGGAGCTTGTGTTCGGTGATGTCCTTGGCCGTGTGAACGATTCCGGTAAGTTCCCCCGAATCGTCCAGAATCGGCGAAGCAGAGATCAGAAATATTTTATTCAGATGTTTATGTTCGATTTCGGCAACTTGACTCTTGGAAAAATAGATGGCCGGAATGCCGGGGCATTTCTCGCAGGGTTTTGATTCACCGCGAAAAAGTTCATAGCAGTGTCTGCCGATGAGATCTTCGGGTTCAGCCCCGAACATCCTGCAGGCCGCCTTGTTTACCCGCTGGATAACCAGGGTGTTGTCCATAATGGTGACGATATCATCAAAGGTGTTGAAGGTCCTTTCCCAGTCTTCCATCGCGGCAACGGCTTTGTTCTCCGCCTCTTGCCGTTTTCCGATATCCTCCTGCAGCATGATATTGATCTGTTCGATTTCCAGATAGGCGCCTGCTAGATTGCTGTGCATTTCGTTGATGGCATTGACAACGTCATCCAGTTCATCAATCCTGCCCGCTTTAAACCCTGAACGGGTCAGTGTCAGGGGCTTGGAGTTGAGGATGTCGAGATTCCTGACATGATCCCCCATGGTTTTGAGATGTCTGGTTACCAGAAGATGGAAAATCAGGAAGATAAATACGCCGGCGAAAAGGATTTTTATACCGTCTTCCAGCAGCGCATAATATGTCTTTTGTCTCAGTTCCGCGAAGATCTTATCATAAGAGGCGGATATGGTTATTGTGCCCAGGTCGATTTCTTGCCAGTTATAGGAATAAATCAGAGGAAAGGTCCGCGTGATATTGTTTTCTGAATAAAGGGCTCCCGCCTGGGCAA
Coding sequences within:
- a CDS encoding DUF309 domain-containing protein, whose amino-acid sequence is MPIQKFDPFEDRLSRDIRNTLSKSLMKALDSRDLAIVEKTAGIYLHQDIPAPYLGYIRDRLERYRMSLDTIRQKKLTDPFTEALALWDNHLFFEVHERLEKIWMTAEGDQKKALQAMIRAAGFYIHLAHGNTKAAHSMADKAASALNLWGRALPNFTALNTLVKKLHTHDPVPPELLNS
- the trxB gene encoding thioredoxin-disulfide reductase; the encoded protein is MNTADYELIIIGGGPAGLTAGLYAARSRLKAVLLEKGVVGGQVLVTDWIDNYPGFPEGLSGFDLVEKMAAQAARFDLQTTMAPVESLDFSDPLKKIYLEGGKTLTAKTVIIATGARPKQLDIPGEQELTGKGVSYCATCDGPFYRDMEIAVVGGGNTAIQEAMHLTKFASKVTVIHRRDRLRSTQIVQEKAFANKKIEFLCDTTVIAVNGDKAVESLKLQNKDGSETELAVQGVFVLIGTLPNNSMFPEGQLVLEDGYIITDCEMRTNIPGVMAAGDIRSKEVRQVITAAGDGAVAAQSAEQYLRELTD
- a CDS encoding DUF1311 domain-containing protein — its product is MMNTKLNKTTFFLACCALIISGSEALAASFDCTKAATSVEKMICADNNLSELDEKLGKAYLEAGKKYPDTTALKQEQRAWLKERNKCGNSDCLRNKYQERIAVLSQASEPLLERIMSKDLSLNDYRVVDRYNDSKDLLAVRMSRLQDMINKEEWKSLLEKTDTEWREYRDALCKLQYQIKQSSSDTIDKNNQSYELECRTGLTSERNNRLENMRNLIIATEDFQQKLAQPNTPGTKSADQDRNIELNHELEEIVNVLMKRLRSNIDEGGGGSTLEEMNKEWHEYRDSQCLFKYQIQLSFDGSANPDQEQERDMECLNRFTQDHINQLKTIRDLVRIAMVKQNVAAIKLDQQDLTGKYNDLCKLDNVPANTQIYVVSLYSGLTNSDIQLGESGHTTKEVEVVVSKQGTPVILALMAYDPVVWKISKTKEANIVAVIVGGYHTQAVVGISPETPVKYFVYETKGMCKYFYAYKPGKELDQAIQRINQITGSDNITILTEPTIGRYYVGAIPTENDEIIGIKDVVKKKEGLPSGQKGLDLLVQQGKLRQATKEDIEKWVDKASARYLKYGNGLRVEHYMEPSQTYVVIADFDLPNGLAGAHSRFFIIPEDQAMPGGPKGHNTFYLMKYGSCTGAAPDCSNR
- a CDS encoding sel1 repeat family protein — encoded protein: MKKLFLLLPVLLIVAAGLFWKEYNSPFQQLSREAKRGDARSAYTLADHYYFGQNDTKVDLQKARSWYKKAGDKGHVQAQFVYGYMLYKGKGGSVDLKGAEEWFEKAASGGNPDAMYFLAGMYYYGKGVPQNEELSAERYKQGAEAGHPACQYHHAINYGFQSDTKNYLKWMNRSAQQGDRDALFNFCEHTYSRSGGWLEDQDLVAAYRWCTLALKTGKKEAREKLDSLGNKLTPTIIAQQDLLVEQFMKDIQNENVFDPHIQ
- the trxA gene encoding thioredoxin — its product is MAGEKVNHITDANFDSDALNADLPVLVDFWAPWCGPCKAIGPVIEELAEEFNGKIGIAKMNVDENPETPGKYGIRAIPTLILFKKGKIVDQVTGAVGKTNLVAMINKAL
- a CDS encoding response regulator is translated as MAPNIPIHQTIGFRIFLAILLFSIIVTGLTTSLSIRRQYITNKQQIISHMEHVKKSILPSLSNNVWVGDRIQINLILDGITHLPDIDHAILQTRDKVLIAQAGALYSENNITRTFPLIYSYNWQEIDLGTITISASYDKIFAELRQKTYYALLEDGIKILFAGVFIFLIFHLLVTRHLKTMGDHVRNLDILNSKPLTLTRSGFKAGRIDELDDVVNAINEMHSNLAGAYLEIEQINIMLQEDIGKRQEAENKAVAAMEDWERTFNTFDDIVTIMDNTLVIQRVNKAACRMFGAEPEDLIGRHCYELFRGESKPCEKCPGIPAIYFSKSQVAEIEHKHLNKIFLISASPILDDSGELTGIVHTAKDITEHKLLEKQYIQAMKMESIGRLTGGIAHDFNNLLTAILGYCELAIGNTQDNTEMRRYLEVILNSAERAATLTRQLLAFSRKQPIMKKVVNLGILVNNMKMMLQRLIQENISLSIDCPISEMNIEADPGQVEQILMNLCVNARDAMPTGGTITIQTALFTADEDFAAWNEGLQPGAYVILQVIDTGMGMTREIQNKIFEPFFTTKDLGHGTGLGLATVYGIVKQHNGYISVESTPGRGTTFTVFFPISLADTPVAEDKKEEFFVPGKETILVVEDDPTIRTLIADSLQPKGFNVLGASGGSEAMDLARKYKGEIDVLLIDVIMPDMNGPEVAEQLRLIRPEAKTLFMSGYTDDIIEQYGILHPDVQFIQKPLIFKLLMSKIQEIMLQKNPIN
- a CDS encoding alcohol dehydrogenase catalytic domain-containing protein, with the translated sequence MRAIVFEDGALRIEESYPEPVAGNGEALIRVLLAGICATDLEIVKGYMGFTGVPGHEFVGVVEKCADAEWLGKRVVGSINLACGKCQTCLGSGPEHCRERSVLGIFHQDGAFAEYLTLPVVNLHAVPEGVADDQAVFTEPLAAALRIGDQVAIQSFHRIAVVGSGRLGVLIAQVLSRLSDDLTMFGRSKDSLIIAERIGLPTGLAQDADDNGFDIVVEATGNPEGFMQSLRMVKPLGILVLKSTFAQKATLDLTKIVVGEITVIGSRCGPFAPALKLLAADQIHVRALIEAEYSLANGLRAFEHAAEPGVKKILIRP